One window from the genome of Augochlora pura isolate Apur16 unplaced genomic scaffold, APUR_v2.2.1 APUR_unplaced_768, whole genome shotgun sequence encodes:
- the LOC144478082 gene encoding uncharacterized protein LOC144478082 isoform X1 gives MSISRQELFEIWRQGDNIKGKNADVLAYVLEKCGLSEEDNAYASVKTKVKNLNSNFADKWKKCNRSVKLFLCRHEKWLNETVVFVFHEFRKEQGKDRPSKDFWEVADQSKRQKILPLTENYTSEELSFAASTSSRQSGKRDAASMVQVITSEPSTTTSNMGKLLSPSIVTAPIKYTPEEALTLYVDGRYTKRSYLLMRAGAKKRNADIYPPYGILKKAKEDCCPDKTSIICSEIMAEVNL, from the coding sequence ATGTCTATATCGAGACAAGAGCTTTTCGAGATTTGGCGTCAAGGAGACAACATAAAAGGCAAAAATGCTGATGTTTTAGCATACGTTTTGGAGAAGTGTGGATTAAGTGAAGAGGACAATGCTTACGCAAGTGTAAAAACCAAAGTGAAAAActtaaatagcaattttgccGATAAGTGGAAGAAGTGTAACCGGTCAGTCAAACTGTTTTTATGTCGACACGAAAAATGGCTAAATGAGACTGTAGTTTTTGTATTTCACGAATTTCGAAAAGAACAGGGAAAAGACCGACCGTCAAAAGATTTTTGGGAAGTTGCTGATCAATCCAAAAGGCAAAAAATTTTACCTTTGACAGAAAATTACACGTCAGAGGAATTGTCGTTTGCGGCTAGTACGAGTTCACGACAGTCTGGTAAAAGGGATGCTGCTTCAATGGTGCAAGTTATTACATCAGAACCTTCAACAACAACAAGTAATATGGGAAAACTGCTTTCACCATCGATAGTAACAGCTCCAATAAAATACACACCAGAAGAAGCTTTGACACTGTACGTTGATGGACGTTACACGAAACGGTCATATCTGTTAATGAGAGCTGGAGCTAAGAAACGAAACGCCGATATTTATCCTCCATATGGcattttaaaaaaggcaaAAGAAGATTGCTGTCCTGATAAAACAAGCATTATTTGTTCCGAAATAATGGCTGAAGTAAACCTGTAG
- the LOC144478082 gene encoding uncharacterized protein LOC144478082 isoform X2: MIDGKVFGVMAESSTQTCGICGATPKLMNNLEQIMKRIPNENLYNLGLSTLHAWEKFRSEMGLLLDIPKPGFGTTNDGNTARRFFKNPRQTLSITGIDEDLIYK; the protein is encoded by the exons ATGATAGATGGTAAAGTTTTTGGAGTTATGGCCGAATCATCAACACAAACGTGCGGTATTTGTGGAGCAACTccgaaattaatgaataatctCGAGCAAATAATGAAACGGATTCCAAATGAGAACTTGTACAATTTGGGACTATCAACACTACACGCTTGG GAAAAATTCAGAAGTGAAATGGGATTACTACTGGATATACCAAAACCTGGTTTTGGAACTACGAATGATGGAAACACTGCCAggcgattttttaaaaatccacGTCAGACATTATCTATTACTGGCATTGACGAAGATCTGATTTACAAATAA